The Coffea arabica cultivar ET-39 chromosome 8e, Coffea Arabica ET-39 HiFi, whole genome shotgun sequence genome window below encodes:
- the LOC140012774 gene encoding premnaspirodiene oxygenase-like codes for MTCRAAFGGILKNNETMIEFLKKSVTLAGGFVAADFFASLKILPIISGIKGELLTMHHKIDAILDDVINQHKVNHESGKKGNAESGDEDLIDVLLRQQENGSLQIPITSQKIKADIFNTGTDTTSIVTEWAMSELMKNPKVMAKVQAEVRQVCKGKKTIEEEDIQKLTYLKMVVLETLRLHPPVPLIPRSNKEIKPRSQRVDDLDMDESIGITVGRKNDLYLVAPAYYPSWNE; via the exons ATGACCTGTAGAGCAGCTTTTGGGGGAATattgaagaacaatgaaacaatGATCGAGTTTTTGAAGAAGTCAGTCACCTTAGCGGGTGGCTTTGTTGCTGCTGATTTTTTCGCCTCCTTGAAAATACTTCCTATTATCAGCGGAATAAAAGGCGAATTGCTCACAATGCACCATAAAATAGATGCCATTCTAGATGATGTGATCAATCAGCACAAAGTGAACCATGAATCTGGAAAAAAGGGCAATGCTGAATCAGGAGATGAAGATCTTATTGACGTTCTTTTAAGACAACAGGAAAATGGAAGCCTTCAGATTCCCATCACAAGCCAAAAAATCAAAGCT GATATATTCAATACCGGAACAGACACTACATCAATAGTAACTGAATGGGCTATGTCAGAATTGATGAAGAATCCGAAGGTAATGGCCAAGGTACAAGCAGAAGTGAGACAAGTTTGCAAGGGAAAGAAGACCATTGAGGAGGAGGATATTCAAAAACTGACCTACCTGAAGATGGTGGTATTGGAAACTCTAAGGCTGCATCCACCTGTTCCTTTAATCCCAAGATCAAACAAGGAAATTAAACCGCGAAGTCAAAGG GTTGATGATCTAGACATGGATGAAAGTATTGGAATAACAGTAGGAAGGAAAAATGACCTTTACCTGGTTGCCCCTGCATATTATCCTTCCTGGAATGAATGA